One Chryseobacterium sp. StRB126 genomic region harbors:
- a CDS encoding AraC family transcriptional regulator, giving the protein MKVTFERVIPNEKSSFRTIHNNSPISEFKWEYHYHPEIELVCVISGSGTRHVGYHKSNYTHGDLVLIGSNIPHSGFGLNSIDPHEEIVLQFKEEILQFPQQEVEARSIKNLLELSKYGIHFHHKVKKALLPKLKLMLESEGYKRYLLLLEILFELSKCKDYDLLNKEIMPYTIISKNKSRLENIFTYVEHHYDKEINIEDVAKLANLTLPAFCNFFKKATQITFTEFVNRYRINKACLLMAQDKSISECSYSCGFNNVTYFNRMFKKYTGKTPSEFIKDYAHNKVNV; this is encoded by the coding sequence ATGAAAGTTACTTTTGAAAGAGTAATTCCCAATGAGAAAAGCTCATTTCGTACGATTCATAATAACTCCCCTATTTCAGAATTCAAATGGGAATACCATTATCATCCCGAAATTGAATTGGTGTGTGTCATTTCCGGGAGCGGAACCCGTCATGTTGGGTATCATAAAAGCAATTATACTCATGGTGATCTCGTTTTAATAGGTTCCAATATTCCCCATTCAGGATTTGGGTTGAATTCTATTGATCCGCATGAAGAAATTGTCCTTCAGTTCAAGGAAGAGATTCTCCAGTTTCCCCAGCAGGAAGTGGAAGCCAGATCCATCAAAAATCTGCTTGAGCTTTCAAAATACGGGATTCATTTTCATCACAAAGTAAAAAAGGCCCTACTTCCGAAATTAAAGCTGATGCTGGAATCGGAAGGCTATAAAAGATATCTGTTGTTGCTTGAAATTCTTTTCGAATTGTCAAAGTGTAAAGATTATGACCTTTTAAATAAGGAAATCATGCCCTACACGATCATCTCAAAAAATAAATCCCGTCTTGAAAACATTTTCACTTACGTAGAACATCATTACGACAAGGAAATTAATATCGAAGACGTTGCAAAGCTCGCCAATCTCACACTACCAGCTTTTTGTAATTTCTTTAAAAAGGCAACCCAGATTACCTTTACAGAATTCGTGAATCGATATCGGATCAATAAGGCTTGTTTGCTGATGGCTCAGGATAAATCTATTTCTGAATGTAGTTATAGCTGTGGTTTTAATAATGTGACTTATTTCAACAGGATGTTTAAGAAGTATACAGGAAAAACTCCTTCAGAATTTATTAAGGATTATGCGCATAATAAAGTGAATGTGTAA
- a CDS encoding TonB-dependent receptor translates to MKKKSIFLIAATATLYFNNAYAQETSQDSVKVSSIDQVVITGNSNPKKKIESSTAISTFSAKEIQKQNPISAAALLQRVPGFAVETSGGEVGNNLFARGIPSAGAYEFVQVQEDGLPVFEDGALQFANADNFFRVDNTVSRLEALRGGSGSIYANNSPGGLINFISKEGTNDFKGSAKLETSTYGLIRTDLNVGGALVKDKLFFNIGGFYRSDDGIRKTGFKANNGGQIRMNLKYVFDKGYVKVYYKKLDDRNTFFLPIPLTQDGDKLKGFAGFDPNYGTYSYRAISQLNIPQAGGGFFSRNLEDGIHPKVDVLGAEFKYDLGGNFSVLNKTRYTNIDMNYTGIFPAGAPQTGADFATKDMGMTNYQYSMVSSGAMVAPQFVQKLGFWAIDKQMNNFVNDLQFNYKFDKGNVTAGFYKSNWKSHQYWNWSNILATATDRPELLNLVDPSLSPSSVGYSKTYNGVLNMSSLLRDSQIQGSLNDLYLNLDYNVTDALSFNGGIRYSRDYYRGYKVNTTTANLNNSGLTVDGTHGFDTTTADDNMNVLGNQFTYWYYDINKVSYTLASNYKINRENAVYARFSHGFRSPNEEAYYNNIGNMSVVKPVLTNQLEVGYKYYSRTFDIAVIPFYSALKNLSFTDVYSDGTSENKFANTTNFGVEIEGYARLFNNIFEVTFNGTIQNPKYKDFTGRNADGTTFDYSGNVVRRIPKFYFNISPAVNITKEWRAYVSMNYYGKRFQNEGNTDDNILPSFTEFGAGMSYQLGKIRFAVDGTNIFNTIGITEGDPRSQTSTGSTIRMARPIMGAAARASITLDF, encoded by the coding sequence ATGAAAAAAAAATCAATCTTTTTAATCGCCGCAACAGCTACGTTATATTTTAATAATGCTTATGCACAGGAAACTTCACAAGATTCTGTGAAAGTTTCTTCTATCGATCAGGTTGTCATTACCGGGAACTCCAATCCTAAGAAAAAAATAGAATCCAGTACTGCTATTTCAACATTCAGTGCCAAGGAGATTCAAAAGCAGAACCCCATCAGTGCTGCTGCTTTGCTTCAGAGAGTTCCGGGGTTTGCCGTAGAAACTTCAGGAGGTGAAGTAGGGAACAACCTTTTTGCAAGAGGGATTCCGTCTGCAGGAGCTTACGAGTTTGTGCAGGTTCAGGAAGATGGTCTTCCGGTTTTTGAAGATGGCGCACTCCAATTTGCTAATGCAGATAATTTTTTCCGTGTAGATAATACTGTAAGCCGTCTGGAAGCTCTAAGAGGAGGTTCCGGGTCTATTTATGCCAATAATTCTCCGGGAGGATTAATCAACTTTATTTCAAAAGAAGGAACCAATGATTTTAAAGGAAGTGCAAAACTGGAAACCAGTACTTATGGATTGATCCGTACAGATCTTAATGTGGGGGGCGCTTTGGTGAAAGATAAATTATTTTTCAATATTGGTGGTTTCTACAGATCAGATGACGGGATCCGTAAAACAGGATTCAAAGCTAATAACGGAGGACAGATCAGAATGAATCTGAAATATGTATTTGATAAAGGCTATGTTAAAGTTTATTATAAAAAGCTGGATGACAGAAATACGTTCTTCCTTCCGATTCCTTTAACGCAAGATGGTGATAAACTGAAAGGATTTGCAGGTTTTGATCCCAATTACGGAACTTACAGTTACAGAGCCATCAGCCAGTTAAATATTCCACAAGCCGGTGGTGGTTTTTTCAGCAGAAATCTGGAAGATGGTATTCATCCTAAAGTAGATGTATTGGGTGCTGAATTTAAGTACGATCTGGGTGGAAACTTCAGTGTTTTAAATAAGACCAGATATACTAATATTGATATGAACTATACGGGAATTTTCCCGGCAGGAGCCCCTCAAACAGGTGCTGATTTTGCTACAAAGGATATGGGAATGACTAACTATCAGTACTCGATGGTAAGCAGTGGAGCAATGGTAGCCCCTCAGTTTGTTCAAAAATTAGGATTCTGGGCTATAGATAAACAAATGAATAATTTTGTGAATGATCTACAGTTCAATTATAAATTCGATAAAGGAAATGTAACGGCAGGATTTTATAAATCAAACTGGAAGTCTCATCAATACTGGAACTGGAGCAATATTTTAGCAACAGCAACAGATAGACCTGAACTGCTAAACCTGGTAGATCCTTCTCTTAGTCCAAGCAGTGTAGGATATTCTAAAACCTATAATGGAGTTTTAAACATGTCTAGTTTACTTAGAGATTCGCAGATTCAGGGAAGCTTAAATGATCTTTATTTAAATCTGGATTATAATGTAACCGATGCATTAAGCTTTAATGGAGGAATCCGTTACAGCCGTGATTATTACAGAGGATATAAAGTCAATACCACGACAGCCAATCTTAATAATTCAGGTTTAACGGTTGACGGAACTCATGGTTTTGATACCACAACAGCCGATGATAATATGAATGTTCTGGGGAATCAGTTTACCTATTGGTACTATGATATTAATAAAGTTTCCTATACATTAGCTTCCAATTATAAGATCAATCGTGAAAATGCGGTGTATGCCCGTTTTTCTCACGGTTTCAGATCTCCGAATGAAGAAGCGTATTACAATAATATCGGAAATATGAGTGTTGTAAAACCTGTACTCACGAATCAATTGGAAGTGGGATATAAGTATTATTCCCGTACTTTCGATATTGCAGTGATTCCTTTCTATTCTGCACTTAAAAATCTTTCGTTTACTGATGTTTATTCAGATGGAACTTCAGAAAATAAATTTGCCAATACTACCAATTTTGGAGTAGAAATTGAAGGATATGCCAGATTATTCAATAATATCTTTGAAGTTACTTTCAACGGAACCATTCAGAATCCAAAATATAAAGATTTTACAGGAAGAAATGCTGATGGTACTACCTTCGATTATAGCGGAAATGTAGTAAGAAGAATTCCTAAATTTTATTTCAATATTTCTCCAGCAGTAAATATCACCAAAGAATGGAGAGCGTATGTAAGCATGAATTATTATGGAAAGCGTTTCCAGAATGAAGGAAATACAGATGATAATATTTTACCTTCTTTCACTGAATTTGGAGCAGGAATGTCTTATCAGTTAGGAAAAATTCGTTTTGCGGTTGATGGAACCAATATCTTTAATACCATCGGCATTACAGAAGGAGATCCAAGATCCCAAACCTCAACAGGTTCTACCATCAGAATGGCAAGACCTATTATGGGGGCAGCGGCCAGAGCCTCAATTACTTTAGATTTCTAA
- a CDS encoding trehalase family glycosidase — MSNQLYIKEIQVLFDAVQKSEIFEDQKMMTDAVPLFPIAEINAKYEQEKDSAGFDLKHFVMTHFDFLGAKISVRREDHLPIEQHIEKLWDELTRTAYEEKGTLLKLPKPYIVPGGRFNEFFYWDSYFIMLGLQVSGRVEMMENIVENCSYLIQNVGFVPNASRTHFLSRSQPPYFSLMLELLAETKNDEAIYSKYHDTLEKEYAFWMNGEEKTESGSGFRRVVKTQDGDLLNRYYDAENEPRPESYLIDIEDQENASGKEFYRNIRSACESGWDFSSRWFADGEHIQTIETLNLAEVDLNCLLWHLETTLAKSSAFQNLKDKENYFTERAAKRRHMINKYFWDEKTKIYRDYHIKKNTKTLSEHIAALYPLFLGMADQDQAKAVAETISEKFLYPGGLVTTTQKTGQQWDLPNAWAPYQWLGFKAMKNYGFNELAETIKNNWCFNVERVYKNTGKLMEKYNALDTETIAGGGEYPNQDGFGWTNGVYLKLQQN, encoded by the coding sequence ATGAGTAATCAGCTTTATATTAAAGAAATTCAGGTCCTTTTCGATGCAGTACAGAAATCAGAGATTTTTGAAGATCAGAAAATGATGACGGATGCAGTTCCTTTATTTCCGATTGCAGAGATTAATGCAAAATACGAGCAGGAGAAAGATTCTGCTGGTTTTGATCTGAAACATTTTGTGATGACTCATTTTGATTTTTTAGGAGCTAAAATTTCTGTTCGGAGAGAAGATCATCTTCCCATTGAGCAGCATATAGAAAAGTTATGGGATGAACTGACGCGTACTGCTTATGAAGAAAAAGGAACACTTTTGAAATTACCAAAGCCTTATATCGTTCCGGGTGGGCGTTTCAATGAGTTTTTTTATTGGGACAGCTATTTTATCATGCTGGGGCTGCAGGTTTCAGGGAGAGTGGAAATGATGGAAAATATTGTGGAAAACTGTTCCTATTTGATTCAGAATGTTGGATTTGTTCCCAATGCGAGCAGAACCCATTTTTTAAGCCGTTCACAGCCACCTTATTTCTCATTGATGCTGGAACTTCTTGCAGAGACAAAGAATGATGAAGCTATTTATTCAAAATATCATGATACTTTGGAAAAGGAATATGCTTTCTGGATGAATGGGGAAGAGAAAACAGAAAGTGGTTCAGGTTTCAGAAGAGTCGTGAAAACCCAGGATGGAGATCTCCTGAACAGATATTATGATGCGGAAAATGAACCTCGCCCAGAAAGCTATCTAATCGATATTGAAGATCAGGAGAATGCTTCAGGAAAAGAATTTTACAGAAATATAAGAAGCGCCTGTGAATCCGGCTGGGATTTTTCCAGCAGGTGGTTTGCAGACGGAGAACATATTCAGACGATAGAAACCCTGAATCTTGCTGAGGTTGATTTAAACTGTCTTTTATGGCATTTGGAAACTACATTGGCAAAATCATCAGCATTTCAGAATCTGAAAGACAAAGAAAATTATTTTACTGAAAGAGCAGCAAAGCGAAGACATATGATTAATAAATACTTCTGGGATGAAAAGACGAAGATTTACAGAGATTATCATATTAAAAAAAACACAAAAACACTGTCTGAACATATTGCTGCTCTTTACCCTTTATTCCTTGGAATGGCAGATCAGGATCAGGCTAAAGCAGTAGCTGAAACTATTTCTGAAAAGTTTTTATATCCGGGAGGGTTGGTTACCACTACCCAAAAAACTGGACAACAATGGGATTTACCAAATGCCTGGGCACCTTACCAATGGCTTGGCTTTAAAGCAATGAAAAATTATGGCTTTAATGAACTGGCTGAAACAATTAAAAATAACTGGTGTTTCAATGTAGAAAGAGTCTACAAGAATACAGGAAAACTGATGGAAAAATACAATGCATTAGATACGGAAACAATAGCAGGAGGCGGAGAATATCCCAATCAGGATGGATTCGGTTGGACGAATGGTGTGTATTTAAAACTACAACAAAACTGA
- a CDS encoding efflux RND transporter periplasmic adaptor subunit gives MKIPGKTRFIVLISSIILLQSCTKAAEGSNNAPPAPELPVYTVITSPATTYQEFPTALEGKNNVEIRSQVDGYLDRIYVEEGAYVRAGQPLFKIDSRSYGEQMNMAQANLQAANANIQKAKVEVDRLQPLVAAKVVSDVQLKTAKANYDAAVAAASQARASVGSARINVGFTTITAPVSGYIGRIPFKKGSLISRTDPNPLTLLSDISEIYAYFSLSELDFIAFQNKYPGATLEEKLKNMPMVDLVIADNSTYPEKGRLSIVDGQFDKTTGAISVRAVFPNTSGALRTGNTGRIRMPQLISNAVVIPQESTFEIQDKTYVYVMDKNKKVTGKPIKISGKTDSYYFISEGLSPGEKIVYTGIGNLKDGVSINPKVISSDSLLRAKPL, from the coding sequence ATGAAAATACCTGGAAAAACAAGGTTTATTGTACTTATTTCAAGTATAATTCTTTTACAGAGCTGCACCAAAGCTGCAGAAGGATCTAATAATGCACCACCAGCTCCTGAACTTCCGGTTTATACCGTTATCACCTCTCCTGCTACCACTTATCAAGAGTTTCCGACTGCTTTGGAAGGAAAAAATAATGTGGAAATCAGATCTCAGGTTGATGGATATCTTGATAGAATTTATGTAGAGGAAGGCGCTTATGTAAGAGCCGGACAGCCTTTATTTAAGATAGATTCAAGAAGTTATGGCGAACAGATGAATATGGCTCAGGCCAATCTTCAGGCTGCCAATGCCAATATACAAAAGGCAAAAGTGGAAGTTGACAGACTTCAGCCATTGGTAGCTGCAAAAGTAGTTTCTGATGTACAGCTTAAAACAGCAAAAGCTAATTATGATGCTGCTGTAGCTGCTGCTTCACAGGCCAGAGCATCTGTAGGAAGCGCCAGAATTAATGTAGGATTTACAACCATTACTGCACCGGTAAGCGGATATATAGGAAGAATCCCTTTCAAAAAAGGAAGCCTAATCTCAAGAACAGATCCTAATCCATTGACTTTATTATCAGACATCAGCGAAATTTATGCGTATTTCTCTTTAAGTGAACTTGATTTTATTGCTTTCCAAAATAAATATCCGGGAGCTACTTTAGAAGAAAAGCTTAAAAATATGCCAATGGTAGACCTGGTTATTGCAGACAACAGTACTTATCCTGAAAAAGGAAGACTAAGTATTGTAGACGGACAGTTTGATAAAACAACAGGAGCCATCAGTGTACGAGCTGTTTTCCCTAACACCAGCGGAGCACTGAGAACCGGAAATACAGGAAGAATACGCATGCCACAACTGATATCCAATGCAGTGGTTATTCCACAGGAATCAACTTTCGAAATTCAGGATAAAACGTATGTATATGTCATGGATAAGAATAAGAAAGTAACCGGAAAACCTATCAAAATTTCTGGAAAAACAGACAGTTACTACTTTATCTCTGAAGGGCTTTCACCGGGAGAAAAAATTGTCTACACAGGAATCGGAAATCTGAAAGATGGTGTTTCTATCAACCCTAAAGTTATTTCCTCAGACAGTTTATTGAGAGCAAAACCTTTGTAA
- a CDS encoding thioredoxin family protein, whose amino-acid sequence MNTPSNMLALGTKAPFFELPNPSKTNELQSLEELKGEKGTLVIFMCNHCPFVLHVIDKINELYEDYNEKGIEFIAINANDIEKYPDDSPEKMIEFQIERRFDFPYLFDESQAIAKAYEAACTPDFYFFDDKLDLVYRGQMDESRPGNNKDVTGEDLIIAFENLLAGEPQEEIQRPSMGCNIKWK is encoded by the coding sequence ATGAATACTCCCTCCAATATGTTGGCATTAGGTACAAAAGCTCCATTTTTTGAGCTTCCAAACCCGTCAAAAACGAATGAACTTCAGTCTTTAGAAGAACTGAAAGGAGAAAAAGGAACATTGGTTATCTTCATGTGCAACCACTGTCCGTTTGTTCTTCATGTAATTGATAAGATTAATGAGTTATATGAAGACTACAATGAAAAAGGAATTGAATTCATCGCGATCAATGCTAATGATATTGAAAAATATCCGGATGATTCTCCTGAAAAAATGATTGAATTCCAGATCGAAAGAAGATTTGATTTTCCTTATTTATTTGACGAGAGCCAGGCTATTGCAAAAGCTTATGAAGCGGCTTGTACTCCTGATTTCTATTTCTTTGATGATAAATTGGATCTTGTATACCGAGGTCAGATGGATGAATCAAGACCTGGGAATAATAAGGATGTCACTGGAGAGGATTTGATTATTGCTTTTGAAAATCTTTTAGCTGGGGAACCACAGGAAGAAATTCAGAGACCAAGTATGGGATGCAATATTAAATGGAAATAA
- a CDS encoding MFS transporter: MKNFNIKAVLFLNYFVFAILLNSVGTVILQVQQNFGISKSSASILEGFKDLPIAICSFILASFLPKIGIKNSMLIALFLVSGMCFVMPFTNDFWFFKLLFAIVGVSFALIKISVFTSIGLVTETDKEHSSFMGFLEGFFMIGVLAGNVLFSLYIDDHNPKSTHWLNVYWILGALSSLSFLFLFFSKLNENAAKSEKTDWLGDLKNSASLFSYKKVLCFLVCAFLFVLVEQSFQTWTPTFYKEILKVPTSMSIQAGAVLAGAFALGRFLSGFFSRKISWIYVVSFCVIGFAVSLLLVLPLTHNIHIDTDTNWLNAPLVVYLFPLMGGLLAPIYPSINSVILASIPKYLHSAMSGLIVVFSAIGGTIGSIITGFVFQEFSGQQAFYLSLIPLSLLITSAIFMNKLKINPKK, from the coding sequence ATGAAAAACTTCAACATCAAGGCGGTTCTGTTTTTGAACTATTTTGTTTTCGCAATTCTTCTGAATTCTGTAGGAACTGTTATTTTGCAGGTTCAGCAGAACTTTGGAATTTCGAAATCATCTGCCAGTATATTGGAAGGATTTAAAGATCTTCCGATTGCTATTTGTTCCTTCATTCTGGCATCCTTTCTTCCTAAAATCGGAATCAAAAATTCAATGCTGATTGCGTTGTTTTTGGTAAGTGGTATGTGCTTTGTGATGCCGTTTACCAATGATTTTTGGTTCTTTAAATTATTATTTGCCATTGTAGGGGTTTCCTTTGCACTGATTAAAATTTCTGTTTTCACCTCTATTGGTTTGGTGACAGAAACAGATAAAGAACATTCAAGTTTTATGGGCTTTCTGGAAGGCTTTTTCATGATTGGGGTATTGGCCGGAAATGTTTTGTTCAGCTTATATATTGACGATCATAATCCGAAATCTACGCATTGGCTGAATGTATATTGGATTTTAGGAGCTCTTTCCTCGCTGTCTTTTTTGTTTTTATTCTTTTCTAAATTAAATGAAAATGCTGCGAAAAGTGAGAAAACCGATTGGCTGGGAGATCTGAAAAACAGTGCAAGCCTGTTCAGTTACAAAAAAGTATTGTGCTTTTTAGTATGTGCATTCCTTTTTGTATTGGTGGAGCAGAGTTTCCAAACATGGACACCCACATTTTATAAAGAAATTTTAAAAGTTCCTACTTCCATGAGTATTCAGGCTGGAGCTGTTTTAGCCGGAGCTTTTGCATTAGGAAGGTTTTTATCCGGATTTTTTTCCAGAAAAATCAGTTGGATTTATGTGGTTTCATTCTGTGTGATTGGATTTGCAGTAAGCTTACTTTTGGTACTTCCATTAACTCACAATATTCATATTGACACGGACACAAATTGGTTGAATGCTCCGCTTGTAGTATATCTGTTTCCATTAATGGGAGGTTTGTTAGCCCCAATTTATCCGAGCATTAACTCAGTAATATTGGCTTCCATTCCTAAATATTTACACAGCGCAATGTCCGGACTGATTGTGGTTTTTTCTGCGATTGGAGGAACCATAGGTTCAATCATTACAGGTTTTGTATTTCAGGAATTCAGTGGTCAACAGGCATTTTACCTTTCTCTGATTCCCCTTTCGCTGTTAATCACTTCAGCCATTTTTATGAATAAATTAAAAATTAACCCTAAAAAATAA
- a CDS encoding TetR/AcrR family transcriptional regulator: MLTLLEKNIMGLHERRQREKESIRASILQAAFTLAKSEGWASLSMRKIADAIEYSAPVVYDYFENKDAILFEISLDGFHKLHIELLKAQQKFDTPEEQLVAVVDAYWSFAFNNKEYYQLMFGLGMQCCGKGQMKKEFSSFQELIYECTYNIIEKNGSNTDNACHMSHALFSAVHGMISIMMMRTGDIPSTMNKSTLDETVSSFIKSL; encoded by the coding sequence TTGCTAACACTGTTAGAAAAGAATATCATGGGCTTACATGAACGTCGTCAAAGAGAAAAAGAATCCATCCGTGCAAGTATTTTGCAGGCGGCATTCACTTTGGCTAAATCTGAAGGCTGGGCATCACTTTCCATGCGCAAGATAGCAGACGCTATTGAGTACAGCGCACCGGTGGTGTATGATTATTTCGAAAACAAGGATGCTATTCTATTTGAAATTTCATTAGATGGCTTCCATAAATTACATATAGAATTATTAAAAGCACAACAAAAATTTGACACTCCTGAAGAACAGCTTGTTGCTGTTGTAGATGCTTATTGGAGCTTCGCTTTTAATAATAAGGAATATTACCAACTGATGTTTGGTCTGGGAATGCAGTGTTGTGGAAAAGGGCAGATGAAAAAGGAGTTTTCCTCATTCCAGGAACTTATTTACGAATGTACTTATAACATTATTGAGAAAAACGGTTCGAATACAGATAATGCATGTCATATGTCTCATGCCCTGTTTTCAGCAGTACATGGAATGATTTCCATTATGATGATGCGTACAGGTGATATTCCGTCTACGATGAATAAATCGACTTTAGATGAAACTGTTTCATCTTTTATTAAGTCTTTATAA